TCCAGAATGTCGCGAGTAAATGTGAGGCACATAGTTCAAGTCGAGCCAGTGTTCTTGTCTTTAACGGGGCAACTCTTGACTTTGATGTTGCCAAATGAACTGCTATATTTCCATATGCGTCTTCGCAGCGAAAATACAAACAGCAACCATACGCTTTTACTGAGGCATCTCCAAACCCATGTACTTGGATATTAATTGAATTTGGCAAATGAATGTATCGTGGAATTTTCACCTGTGGCAAATTATGATAATCGGCGACAATGGCGTTCCAAGCGGAGTCAATTTCTTGGGGAACGGATTCATCCCAATCACACTTGAGGATCCAGAGATGTTGGAGCAAGATTTTCGATTTTATGATGAGAGGGCTGATCAAACCCATTGGGTCAAAAAGTGTTGACGTAAGAGACAGAATGTTTCTTTTGATATTATGTGAATACGTTTTTGATGGCCTAAACTCAAAGTGGAATGTGTCATCGTTTGAGTGCCAAGTCATCCCCAATGTGCTGGTGACGTCATCATCAAGTTTCATTTCTTTAATTCCATCTTCACATGCAGCCAATTGCGTACAATTGCTATGCCATTTCGATAGTGAAAATTTCGAgtaagataaaatttcctttaccTTCCTTTGGATGCGTTCCAAAGAGTCAAAGTCATCTGCCCCTGTCACCATATCGTCCACATAAAAGTCATTTGTGACTACTGCTTTTCCAACTTCGCAAGCCTTGGGAAAACGTTCTGCTGCATAGTGCAAACTCCTTATTGCCAGATATGGTGCCGAGGCAGTCCCGTATGTAACGGTGTTGAGAGCATACGTTCGTACTGGTTGTGTGTAATCATCTCGCCAAAGGATCAATTGAAGATGTCTGTCTTCTGGATGAACTATCACCTGCCGATACATCTTAACTATATCAGCTGTCAACCCATAGCGATGACATCTGAAACAAAGCAAGGTGATAAGCAAATTGTTTTGAATTGTTGGGCCCACCATCATGATCTCATTAAGAGACAACTGAGAAGACGAACGACAAGATGCATCGAAAACGACACGTAGCTTTGTAGAGACACTGTTGGGGCGAAGAACACAGTGATGTGGTATGTAATAATTGGGAGAGACATTATCGGCATTGTCCAGTTGGGACATGTGACCCATTTCTTCGTATTCGTTGAGAAATTTCGTGTAATCCTTCTTCAAATCAGGATTTCGATTCAATTTTCGTTCCATCGTAAGAAAACGACGCAGAGCTATATCCTTTGAATCACCAAGCCACTTCGGATCACCTTTTAGGGGCAGCTTGACAATAATTCTTCCATCTGGCTGAACTGACACGGTTTTCAAAAAGTGGGTTTCACATTCTTGCTGTTCGAGGGTCATATTTTGACGCTTGCCTTCAACAACGTCAATTTTCCATAGCATTTCAACGTTCTTATTTAGCTCTTGAAACACATTCTCCACAATAGAGTAGGTTGACTTACGTAATGGTGTCAAGTTGTTACTTAAGTATTTCCCTGAGACAACCCATCCTAACAGAGTTTTCTGTAGAGTTGGTAAATTCTCTCCAAGACGTATTTGACCAACAGATAAGAGGGAAAAGAATGATTCTGCTCCAAGAAGCATGTCTATTCCCCGTCGACGATGAAAATCTGGATCTGCCAGATCTATGTTAGGAGGGAGATTAAAGTCATTTATTGAAATATTCTCATCGGGGTGATAGCCAGTAATGTTGCGAGAAATAAGAAATTCCAGGGATAAGATGAAGTTATTTAGACGGGATCTAACTGTGGTTTGCGTTTTATAAGCGACCTTTAATATGGAGGAACCAACCCCTGAAATATCAGTAGAGTTTGCACATTTTTTCAGGTTGAGCGATCTGCACAAACTTTCGCTTATAAAGTTCACCTGAGAGCACGAGTCAAGAAGAGCACGTCCAAGCTGATATTTTCCCTCAGAATCACGAACCAATACCAGTGCAGTAGCCAAAATAACATTGCTTACTTGACGACTATTATGGTTTTGAAATGTGCCATGGGTTGCTGCGGAGGAGGGCGAAGGCTTGTCTGAGGGGACAGTTAATTCTTCGATTTGCTTATGGAGAAGCGAGTGGTGACGTTGCTTGCAAAATCTGCACGAATACTTAGAGGGACATTGTATGTAAACATGCCCTTTTGATAAACAATTAAGAcaaagtttttgttgtttagCCTGTTCCATTCTTTGGTTAGGTGTTAAAACGATGAAGCGTTGACATGTTGATATTAAGTGACCAGACTTCGAGCAATGAGTGCAAACGACGTCTTCAGATACATGTTTAGTCACAAACGAATGTTGTTTATTATTATGTGAATAATTTGTCGTTGTATTAGGGACGAATTGTTTTGACGACCTTCGACACTGTGCGTCTAATTGTTGACAACGTCTGTCCAACATGGCACAACATTCAGTCCAAGAGGGCAATTTGGAATAATCGATGAATTCATCCCACCTTTGTTTAGTCTCAGAATCAACTTTGCTCATTGCGAGGTGAATTATGAATGCATCACAAATTTGCTCGTATGAGCCAAGGGACTTTAACGAGCTATAAAGAGCTGAGATTGTATCCACAATATTTCTTAATTGTTTTGGAACAGGTTTATTTGATTTTGAAATATCAAACATCGACGTGACATTCTCGAGAAAAATAAGTGTATCGTTGTCGTACCTTTCTTTCAATCTTTGCAGGGCACAAGGATAGTTTTCATCGGTTACCTGGAATGCCTTTACTGTTGCAAGCGCTTCCCCACTGAGGCAAGATAATAAATGGTTAAACTTTTCTGAAGTGGGTATATTTTGATCCTTGTGAACCAAATTGTTGaaacaatttataaaattcttatactCCAAATATTTCCCGTCAAATTTGGGCAATTTCAGATTGGGTAACCTATTCGATGGTGGTTGAGGCAACATAAACGATTTATCAGAAAAGCTTGGACGTCTATGCTTTCCAATAAGAGTCAATATAAGAGATTTAACGTTTACATATAGTTCATCTATGTCATGCCTCCCAGGGTCTTTGGGGGACAACCTCTCAATTTGGTTCTGATAGAACGAAGCCTATTTATAATATGACTCCATAATTCCCAACCTGCATTCCAACTCTGTATGAGACAAAGAAGTGTTGGATTCAATTACATTTTTTATTCGGGTCATGCTACCCTTTGAAGAACCACGCTGTTGCTTCAACTCTTCAATAGTTGGCTGCCTTTGGGACACTGATGCAGACTCGTCATTCATTTTAAACTATGTAACCTCAAAATGATTGGAAAATATTCGAATCTGCCAACGACGAATATGTTGCGTAACaaaattcaacaagtaaaattttcaacaatttgcaAAATGGCGTATGGGAGTGCAAGTACAAacgtagatttttttgttaAGAAAGCTGTCTCACTCTTATCTTCTGTTCAGTAATGTATACTGGCGTAGGTTTGCAGAAAGCTACACTTTCTTCATACACAAGTAGCAAAACAGTGATGGTTGATTGTGTAACAGGAGCCAAAGTATAAAAAAGCACTTGTATAGATGTACGGCAAAATTTCAGAAGGACACTTCCCAAATGTCCTGTCACGGTCGCCAATGTTTGAGGATTGCCTGTTTTGACAACCCCGGAATTTGTCCAGTATGTGATTAGCCAAATTCCTAACTCAAGGGTTCGACTTGAGTATGTAAACGTACTTACTCCATGAACCAGAATTGTCTCCGAGACCTCTTCTAATGTTTGCCTCTTACCGCTGGTCTGCACTGTTGGCTCTTTACGGCAGCGATGAGTTTAATGTTGTCCCACGAACAATTGACCTCCGCCAGAGTAAGCTATTTTCTTCACCTTTGATGAATTTAACTCCAACAGTATTGCCGGTTTGTATTAACTTGCGCCTTTTATTTGTctcgcaagttttttttttccttacttACAATTGCACCAACAACTTTGTTGGGCAATTCACGTTTGTTTATTAAATACGTATATTTCTGCCTCCCGTCCTTGCACAAATCAAACACTTGTTTGTTCTTTGAATGTTTTAAACGCAATGCTTTATTATTATAAACTGCAAGCAAACCACCAAAGGCTAGCGGTTTCTTATTTCTTGCATTCACAACAGAGGAGCGACAAACAGAGGCAGAACGCTGGACATAGAAGAATATGCGTTGTTATGTGCGGACTTATGTGCCAAAAAACTAATAGACAtaagtatgtatgtacatacgtGTGTTCTGCTATGATCGTTCAACTGCTGATGAACTCTTGACAAAAACAATATTATGTTACTCTTTTAGGGCGAATTCAAAACAAACGAAATAGAATAATAAAGGGAAAAAAGAATAAGGTGGCTCTCGTTACGTTACAAATTATTATGAAATAACAAAGacaaaagaatataaaaaattaattcaattgtTATAAAATGTCAAAAGTATTAACTCAAGTaagatgaaattaaatattaaaagttaatttacaaaaaaaaaatgtaaagtgACTTAacacttgttgttttttttaatttaatcagacaagttctcaaagaaatgagaacctaaagtggaactcttcctgactgccagtgcggcacACACACACTGCAGATGTTGTATAGTATCTTCGTCCTCAACATCCTCGCAGTTTCTGTAGAAGTGGTAACTTGCAACTTTCAttcagtcagcatgttttccgatcagacagtgacctgtcctgacgggcacaatgactgaCACGCCTGCTCCATATAACGATAGACCTCACAACCCCCATCTATTGTGACCATCTGACttccgttgcccttcgggcctgatcctgatgCCATAGATAACATGTCTCTAGTCGCATACTCagagattccagttcccctgaaaTACTGAAAGCTCCCtttgcctcacagcagtggttgcagcattaaattcagtgcatcagataacAACGTCTTCAGTGAAGctaaatacaaaatattatggCGATTGGTAAACGATCACTGACAAGAAGTCCAAATTTGAATGGAGTATTTTCTAAGGAATTTAGTTGAGGGTTTTAGGCCCTTGAATGAAATTCGTAAACCAAATACACATTTGTATGGTATTCATGGTTAAAACATGAACTATACCAGCGCCATTACTGTGGCTGTAGTGCAGTGTACTAGGGGTTGTGGCGCTAGGCCAATAAATTGAACCCGGGAAACTAAACAGTTAAGAGTAAAAACGGATTCGATTCCATGATCAGCGTATCTGCATATGGAATGTCCAGTTTGCAGTATACGTACTAGCGAATATATTGAGGTTAGTCGGGGACTGAAACACACTCCAGATTTACTCCGTTGGATGAGAGGCTACCCCCAATATGCGTAAATGCAAAATTGTTTAACATCAGCCTCATTTGTGCCCATGCagcgacggaagacaaggacgagcagacaaATAAATTGTTCCtttgagcgcctagagagagcaTACGATCACTGCCCGCGGAGATAATGCTATCGTTGtaagagattttaatgcgaagtcGAAAAAATTAGCCCCCACGAAATtacgtccgataatgggttgaggctaatagacttcgccaGGGCAAAACACATGGTAGTTAGGTAAGctgtaagtggcagtctgccgtaAGACGCACTTTGTCGTTCGTATCACTGGAAGAAGAGAAGGAATATTctttttagttcctaccgttgaactcaataaatgagaacctaaagaccaagcttacatgtcgcttgaggcatacccacagattccagtttccctgaaatgtgcatggtagttcctagtctcgaaaACTCGGCTGCtatacaattctctgggatGTCGTTGAGCAATCTGTGACAGTCGTGGGCGTTTTTCGAGTTCAGAAATGCGTTCTACAAGGATTTGCTaggtgcctggctgtctgagaatatatttaAGCCAATCGTCAATATGACTTTagacattccaccacttctttaatagCAAGTATCTGtccttgatacacactgcactCTCGGTTTGACCAGTCTTCTTagtagttcttcagagtacatcccaaagcccacctggtcgtttagtttgaatcCATCTATATAACTTATTCTACCAGGgaaatcgtagttccaatcgtttctatcaggaatagtggtacagtacttttatcaaaaaagcggttagcagggtgtaatccacactgcctggaatattgGACATTGTAtcgaggataacacagtgtccgtagccgtcacatgaTCAAAGAgagagctcccttagcctcagtggtcgctgcaatttgtctagccacaatgtccagaggcataagatttagcattaaattcagtgcatcagatggtgacgTCCTCGGTGAGGCTGGATCCGGtttactattgaacagtaggtggacttttgaattaaaacaacaccatataacattataggtctgacaactgcagtatatacccagagCAGGAcgcgcggtttaaacccccagcTTTTGCCTTGCACGTGTATAGGTCTAATATGCTTTTCTTGCCCccttcaaaatgttggatttgaagctcaatttcctgtccagcacaacacccaggtattttgtgctttcagtaaatggaacattctctccacccaaggagacaggttccactgtgggTTACTTGTGTCTCCTACTGGAAAGAACAGCTTCCGTTTTAGTCgtatttacgcctagaccactttccgTAGCCCACTTCCGGAAAACGTTCCTCTAAAAGCAATAGCCGCGTCATCTCCATACGAGACGACTTTCACacgtttttcttccagagacactTTACCAATTTCTTCTTCGAAATttcgtgtcagagattttagaaggagtTTGGAAGATCGagtgacaaaatgttctctcATAGTCAATATAAGTTAgtaagacaataatatattgttaatggcttttTTCCAAAGTAGAGCAAACAACATAGTTGCTTGAAGTGTTCCTCctatctttttagatctacaggtCTCAAGCCTGCCGtattgcatcttttagtaagaaaGTTTTTAATGAATAATCTCCTGCTAGTTCGATtcacttttttttctttcaattgcATCGATACCCTGTTTGAAGTAAGAACTGTCTAGCTGTTCAAATAAGCCATTAAACGGAAATTTCTCTTTTTCATCACTGGCGAATCTATTTCTATGATCTATCAACAAACTTGTGTGCTATTTTAAGTAGCGAACTGTTGTCATACCCTCAGGTATATTATGTCGGATTGTCTTTAAATTCAAAGTTGATGTAGCCATGACCATCTGTTGGCTGAAACCACTCTACCTTTTGAACGAATAAGGCTAGCAGCTggaaattttataccctccaccataagatgggggtataccaatgttgtcattccatttgccacTTATCAAAATAATTATCTGATATCCTacgaagtgtatatattcttcatcatctTGATATTATAAATCTAtttagccatctccgtccgtctgtttgtatatcgaaggagtaaagctaggaactttaaattttgcacaaatacttctcattgcTGCAGGTTGgtgggaattgtaaatgggccaaatcagttcatgttttgatatagctgccatataaaccaattgccctttagaggctcaaaaggtcacactttctttcttttccgatttggctgaaattttgcacaatgacatcttcTACGACATCGAACATACGTGCTAATAGCTtctatttaaaccaatctcccgattttactttttgagcatctagagggcgcaattattatccgatttggcaatttTGTATTATGATGTTTTCCTTCACTTACAATCTGCCGATTGCAATTTTTGAACCCCTAGATAGCGCTGTTcataatttggctgaaattttgcaaagtaaCATCTTCCACTATCTTCAACTAACATGTCGGAGTATGTCTGAAtagggccataacctgataaagatctcatataaaccgatctccataagCCCCTACCTATCGAACAACTAGTAAGGCCTCCTAAATCGGGCTTGATAACTGCGCTTCAAGGCCTTCTAATAGAAGGGCCGTATGCCTTCGAAAATTAAGCATTCTAGAGGACTGCCTTGTAATTCCTAaaagtttgacaaaagtttctgAAGtatcccataaaatatataaaacacaCGTTAGTGTCTATTGGACTTCTAATGATTTTAAGCAGTAATTCTGGCCTTCTAATAACCGTGAAAGCCAAGAACTAAACTAGCAATGTTACTTAATGTTAACAAGATATAAACATGGAAATCGGTGACCAGGTTCGCTGATGCAGATCAAGGAGTGATATCAAATTACTTGGCAATTCTAcacatggtggaggttatatatatataggttcggcccggccgaacttagcaagctttaaCTTGTTTACAAATGTGtacttctttttaattttagtcCATTCAGAATGTTGATGGTTTAAATAGACCATTGT
The genomic region above belongs to Stomoxys calcitrans chromosome 5, idStoCalc2.1, whole genome shotgun sequence and contains:
- the LOC106093767 gene encoding uncharacterized protein LOC106093767, with the protein product MNDESASVSQRQPTIEELKQQRGSSKGSMTRIKNHRRPSFSDKSFMLPQPPSNRLPNLKLPKFDGKYLEYKNFINCFNNLVHKDQNIPTSEKFNHLLSCLSGEALATVKAFQVTDENYPCALQRLKERYDNDTLIFLENVTSMFDISKSNKPVPKQLRNIVDTISALYSSLKSLGSYEQICDAFIIHLAMSKVDSETKQRWDEFIDYSKLPSWTECCAMLDRRCQQLDAQCRRSSKQFVPNTTTNYSHNNKQHSFVTKHVSEDVVCTHCSKSGHLISTCQRFIVLTPNQRMEQAKQQKLCLNCLSKGHVYIQCPSKYSCRFCKQRHHSLLHKQIEELTVPSDKPSPSSAATHGTFQNHNSRQVSNVILATALVLVRDSEGKYQLGRALLDSCSQVNFISESLCRSLNLKKCANSTDISGVGSSILKVAYKTQTTVRSRLNNFILSLEFLISRNITGYHPDENISINDFNLPPNIDLADPDFHRRRGIDMLLGAESFFSLLSVGQIRLGENLPTLQKTLLGWVVSGKYLSNNLTPLRKSTYSIVENVFQELNKNVEMLWKIDVVEGKRQNMTLEQQECETHFLKTVSVQPDGRIIVKLPLKGDPKWLGDSKDIALRRFLTMERKLNRNPDLKKDYTKFLNEYEEMGHMSQLDNADNVSPNYYIPHHCVLRPNSVSTKLRVVFDASCRSSSQLSLNEIMMVGPTIQNNLLITLLCFRCHRYGLTADIVKMYRQVIVHPEDRHLQLILWRDDYTQPVRTYALNTVTYGTASAPYLAIRSLHYAAERFPKACEVGKAVVTNDFYVDDMVTGADDFDSLERIQRKVKEILSYSKFSLSKWHSNCTQLAACEDGIKEMKLDDDVTSTLGMTWHSNDDTFHFEFRPSKTYSHNIKRNILSLTSTLFDPMGLISPLIIKSKILLQHLWILKCDWDESVPQEIDSAWNAIVADYHNLPQVKIPRYIHLPNSINIQVHGFGDASVKAYGCCLYFRCEDAYGNIAVHLATSKSRVAPLKTRTLARLELCASHLLATFWNQLKQHFTFPISNVYFWSDSQITLHWINSHSSTLSTFVGNRAAEVQEVSGNVSWRYVPTNQNPADLVSRGCTVSDLLNSSWLQGPSFLMSPFCEWPNHSGNDLSDSDLLLERRKTTLATQTKDLPFVLKTVHKYRSCLIR